The sequence below is a genomic window from Gossypium hirsutum isolate 1008001.06 chromosome A11, Gossypium_hirsutum_v2.1, whole genome shotgun sequence.
cacgcctgtgtgggctATATGGCCGTGTGGAATGGGCCAGCTCGTGTGGCTCTTGTAGCTTATTCCAATTTTCGGATTTTCGCTTGTTTTTTACTCATTTTGCTCCCAACTGCTCTATTAACCactaaaacatgaatttaaatgattaagagtataaaattcacaatttacatCGAATAATTATCGAAAAGCGCATTAAGAACGACCTTGATCAATAATATTGTTTTTCCATCTATCAAGGAGTTCAAGATCCAATGATTAAACCAAATTGGTATATAAAGGCACTATACACGTGCTTTAATTatcctgtttttttttttattcaacagGATCTAAAGCTGTATATTCGATATCAATTTGTAAGTTTCAATTGATATTCATAAACCCAACATTTTAATACAAATAACCAAACCTAAAAATATCAATATGAATCTCaaacatcaatatatatatatattccaaatATCGAATCAAAAGATTAAACTCATGAAATTTCATGAACCAATTATTCCAAAAAGAATAGAAACTTAACCAATTCACAGTGATTTGACATGACGAGGTTCAACACTTGAGAATTTAACTATGCTCAACACTTGGTATCTTGATGATAGCAACCTCAAATGTaagcaattcatatttaatgtttcattcgtttttttcttattcaatttctatgaacaattgttttaaatattgaagcatgactttaaaataaaaaccactAAGTTTAGTTCAAGTGAAACTTAATTAtagagtaaatatatatatgtcaatTGAGCCATCAACCAATCAACCAATTAAATTGGTGTCAATTAGGCGAACTTCTTTGATAAGCTAAATGGCATATCCTGCTTTAACAATATTCTTAAAAAAAGCAACAGTAAGATTTTCAATGCAGTTCTTGATTTACACTTAGTAGCAAGTAACAAACCATCAAAACTCATAGCCACCTCCACAACCCCATACTTGGTGAATAATAGAGTTAGATATCTCCTCAAACTTAATTTCTTTGTGAGATATATGAATGAGCTAAAACTAAAATGTTGgtttatatattttcttatgcCAATGAAATTGTTAATGTGCAACTGTAAGACTCGAAGCTCAGCAAAGTGGCCAAACCCTGATGGAATTTCTGTATTGAAGCTGTTGTCACCAAAGTTGAAGAATTTCAACCAATGCAAATTTGTTAACGCAATGGGTAAAGAGCCTTGGAAACTATTTTAATGAATGTGGAGCCAAGCAAGGAAAGATAGATTTTTCAATCGAGATAAAATGGTGCCTGTGAGATCCATGCTTGACAAATTCAAAGCAGTGAATGGGGTAATCTTTTTGCTATGGCCTGCTGGAAACTTTTGACAAATAGAAATGCCAGTATTTTCAGTAGTGGCATCTTGGGAACTATGGTATTAAGGAATGAGTGCCTTCCATGGTGTCTCGCGTATTATGGAGGTAAAGTTAAAGCAGATTCCAACAGCGCTAACCACGAGAGACGATGGATTCAAGGGTTCTTAAAAAACATAGGATTCAAGCGGAGGCATGGGCACTGATTGAGGGGCTTTATAAAAAGTGATGAAGTAGAGTCGGATAATTTGGCACTTTTTCTGGAGGGCTTTGTCCAATATTTGGGAAGACGTAGTGGATGGTGTCTATTGGGCACTAGGAAATGGGAGAACAGTGAGTTTCTCCGAAACTCAAACAACTTTTTCTGTGAATGGGGTAATCTTTTTGCTATGGCCTGCTGGAAACTTTTGACAAATAGAAATGCCATTGTTTTCAGTAGTGGCATTGTGGGAACTATGGTATTAAGGAATGAGTTCTTTTCATGGTTTCCGCATATTATGGAGGTAAAGTTAAAGCAGAATTCCTACAGAAATCGAAAATTTAACTATGCTTAACACTTGGTATCTCCATGATAACAACCTCAAAGGTAAGCAATTCATGGTTATTGTTTTATTCGTTTTTTTCTTATTCAATTTCAATGAACAATTGTCTTAAATATTTAAGCATGACTTTAAAACAATAAGCACTAAGTTTAGTTCTAGCAAAGTGAAACTAAATCATAgagtaaatacatatattttatttatgtaattgaGCCATCAACAAATTGGTGTCAATTAGGCCAACTTCACAAAGAAGCTAAATGGCATATCCTGCTTTAATAATATTCTTCAAAAAAGCAACAGTAAGATTTTCAATGCAACTCTTGATTTACACTTTGTAGCAAGTAACAGACACTCAAAACTCATAGTCACCTCCACAACCCCATACCTTTACGGATTCCCTTGTTGAATTGAACTCTGTTTTACTTCCCAAAAACACAATGCTCACAACTTCAACTTGCACATGTCTTATCCATTAAAAAGTCtttttttgctcaattctgccatgatGTTCTCACTCATATTCCCTAGATGCATATGCTaaagtctagtaacatcatcatctAATAAGAAAGAGGAGGAAGCAACAATTATATCAACAATAACAGTAGAACCTTGTAACACATATAACTTGAGAGACTTTTTTTGTCCTTTCATCATAATGAGGGAACCCTTCCTGATCTTTAGAACCCTACTTATAGCTATATACCTCTGCCCTTTTTGAAttaagagtactcaatgaaattaaatttttcttcaattctgATATATGCCACACTCCACTAAGAGTTCTAACGACTCCctcaaaaatgatttaattattatttaaaaattttctataattatgatatttgaattgataaattaatatattttaattatatttaaatatttaaataaaaatattattttatattaattactgCAATTATAGATATAATatctgaaaaattaattaaatattaaataaggagATATGATTATGTCCAACACTTTAACCACAAATCGTTCAACACTTCACTTGATTAATTTAGAgctatttatattaattaattattattttgaatattgatAAAGTAAAACTTGAATATGTCAAATTTCCAATAGAATTCCCAACACTTCACTAAATAATAATTGTAGGCTCCACACCTACAACCCCGAATTTCCACACCTACTTCCTTTCATAGCTATTATTATACTGATAGATTCATTTGGGAAACTACAACAGAAATTTCTTACGAAGTTCTTTGTTTTTCCCTTATATACTTATTGCTTCTACTTTGTTTCTGAGGTATTGAGCCATCTGTTTTCTGATTTTGAACATTACATCCACATATATTTTTCTTCTCATACATCCTCATGTCGTCATTACTTTCGACTTCCTCATCCATTTCTAGAAAGAAATACGATGTTTTCCTGAGTTTTAGAGGTGAAGATACCCGCAAGAACTTTACGGATCATCTCTACAATGCTCTAAATAGAAATGGGATCGTCACTTTTAGAGATGATCCAAAGTTGGAGGCTGGTGAAGAGATTGCACCAGAACTCTTCAAAGCAATTCAGCAATCATGGTGCTCGGTAATCGTTTTTCGGAGACCTATGCCTTTTCAGGTTGGTGCTTGGAGGAGCTTGCGGAGATTGTTAAACAAAAAAATGACAAGGGTCATAAAGTATTTCCAATTTTCTACCATGTGGATCCCTTTGATTTAAGAAAGCAAAAAGGAAAAGTTGAAGAAGCTTTCTCCAAATACGAAGAAAgatacaaagaaaataaagacaaGATCCAAAAGTGGCGAAATGCTTTGACTGAAGTGGCTAACATCAAGGGATGGCATTTGCATAATaggtatttctttcttttcttctctatttCCTAGTTTTAatgactaatttttttttcttggattgcatgttatttttttataactttgtGCTTTATTAAGAATTCTCATATTTCAGCTGACATAAATCCGTCTTAAATGTTATGGTAAGATTTGAAGATGTAAACCTGAAAACCCTGAGTACATTTGTTTTACAAAACGTCATTAGCTTTCGTTGCATAAAAATCCAATTTCTTTGTAAGCCTATCTTTTTTATCTGATTATTAAAAACATTGTTTATATAGAAGTCCAAAAATGATCAAAGACCgtttaaattttacaaaacacgtaaatctcaaattttaagttagaagaaaccaaaatattataaccgAGCTTTTgtcgcaccgatccgcctaaatCTAAAGATTACCTGAAAGTCACAGTCAAACAGAGAGtgagttttcgaaactcagtgtgtaacatcacatacaaaaatcatttagacatatatatatatatatcagaaaCAAAGGTTATCGGAACATAACATATGTAAATTtataatcctacccccatccgctacacatcaTCTCCTACCATCCAACACACCATATACGGTATCACatacccatccatccctacacaccatttAGTGTCAATATGTTACTTTTCAAATTatttgtagctgagctgccaATTTATTAGACAATTTATTGTCGTTTACAGAAATATATGTGGCTATGCCATCAAATACGGTAGAAATATATCTACTCACATTTCCTCCATATACACAATCCTTCCCCAAATGCACAAACATAAAGTAATAACAGATGCCGAAAATGTATATGTTGTACATGCTTAATATTATACTCAAGTCATGCTTACCGTATATCAGATCATACATAGCGTATTGCATATTTTACTTATCACATATCATTTCAAACATGGGCACATACATCTAATTTTACACTAACAGATGGTCAGAATACGtgttttgtagcttaatttaaAAGATATCGACCCTACAAAAGGTCTATGTTCGATCCAAACAATGTTTAGAGTCTTAggtaaaaattcaaaattttgggcatacacggtctggcacacggtctcacacatgaTCGTTTGGGCCATACGGGCCCAAACTGTGGCCCAAACGGCCGAGATCATATGGCTGAATGGTTCACACACGGCCaattacacggccgtgtggcgtcAACAATGCAATTTTTGGGCTTTCAATGTTAGCTCTTTTTCGGGGTTTTTGTTATACACTTGATTTTTTCGGAGATGGTTCTGAAAACGAGTAATCCTCCACCTAAATCGACAATTAATACAACCAATTTCACTAATCATTTGTGAAATCTAACTAAGAATTGACCACAACGAAGCTTATCCAATCCTCCAAAAACACATCCACACACTTAACGTTAAACGAACAGCTACTAAGCGAATCCTAAGTTACTGGAGGAACAACAGACACGTCTTGAACTTCTCCTAAAACATAGCGGATTAATTAGATAACACAAAGAAATACAAATTTCGCACCATACCAACAAAGTTTTGAAATTCCCAAATGTCCAaagaataatttcacaaaaagaaCACAGTAAAAGACGATAGAACCTTACCGCTAGGGATTGGGGCCAACCAAATAGAAGCTATACCATAAAGAAGTTACAATAGAACCGAAACAAgaaggaaaagaagccaaacagaaaaattgaaaaaggaaaaaaaaaactgaagaaagaagagagaagagaaCAATAACGTGAAGCAAAGTTGAGGCAAACCTGGGAAatttgtgaaaagaaaaaaattaaaagaataaatatgagAACAAAGCCCTCTCAAATCTAATCCAACAACCTGCTAACTTAGaatatttttttaagagtttaaaacCCAATCCAACACCACCAACCTGAACAGCTAACCAAGGactaacaaaaataatttaattcccCAAAAACATGACTTGAACCTAATACCTCACAAACACAACTAAcatacttaaccactaaaataTGTACTgattaatgataaaatttaataaatcagAAGTTTAAGATTTTGGAGCGTTACATCAGCTAACGAGCAAGTAGTGTATTTTGATGCTACAATAGATCTTGTTGTCTTattcttgtttttgttttcttccaactatattatatttcatgattcactgaactaaaaatgaaaaagtgCATTTGAAAGATAgcattgaaatttaatttcttttaggcATGAATCAGAGTTTATTGGAGATGTTCTTAAGAAGATATCAGCGAAATTATGTCAGACATATCCGATTGTTCATGATGAGTTGGTTGGAATTGGTTTACGTTTGGAGAAATTGTATTCGAAAATAAATATTGGGGAAGATGATGTCCGCATTATAGGAATTTGTGAAATGGGTGACATTGGTAAAACAACTCTTGCAAGGATTGTTTACACTCAAATGTCACCTCAGTTTGAAGGTACAAGTTTTCTTGCTGATATTCGAGAAGTTGCAAACAAATGTGGACTTGTTTCTTTACAAAAACAACTCCTTTCTCAAATCTTCCCAGATGAATGCTTCAAATTTTTCGATGTGCATGAAGGGAATGCCATAATTAGCCACAGGTTGTCTAGCAAGAAGGTTCTTGTTGTTCTTGATGATGTTGATAACTTACAACACTTGAAATGCTTTGTTGGAAGGCGTGATTGGTTTGGTTTAGGGAGTAGGATCATTGTAACAACAAGAGATGAAAATTTGCTCCGATCTTATCGAATCGATGATGTATATAAGCCTACAACATTGGATCCTAATGATGCACTTAGGCTTTTCAAGTTGAAAGCTTTTGATAGTGATACAACGCCGAAATATGATTTCATTGAGCTTTCTAAACATGTTGTACATTATGCTGATGGTCTCCCCTTAGCTCTTGAAGTTTTGGGTTCATTTTTGTATGGTAGAGATATAATTCAATGGAGAAGTGCAATCGAAAGACTTAAACAAGATTCTAACAAAGAAATTCTTGAGACACTAAGAATTAGCTTTAATGGATTGGAAGAAAGGGAGAAGAATATATTTCTAGATATAGCATGCTTTTTCAATGGGGAGGAGAAAGATATGGTAATGAAAGTATTGGATGGTTGTGAGTTTTTTCCAGATATTGGAATCGATGTTCTCATTAAAAAATCTCTCATAAAAGTCAGTGATGACAATAAATATTTGCGGATGCATGCCTTGTTGCAAGAAATGGGAAGAAAAATTGTTGAAGAAAAATGTGTTGATGAACCTGGAAAACGTTGTAGATTGTGGAAGGAAAGAGATGTTCATCATGTCCTAACAAAAAACACGGTAaatcattcaaaaaaaattatatacaaaattttctttttatcaataTATGATGTAAATCCAAAGCTTAGTCTAATTAGTTTACATATATATCCTTAAGTGACGTCGAGTAGCTTTAAGATAATTTTCATTTGCtaaatacaaatattaataaGGATTtgtaatataagtgtttaattttATTGACTTCCTCTTAGACTTGTTTATGGGTCGAGCTACTTGACCAGGTCCAAAGGCCCACTCGGTATTTGGGAGTGTTCGGGTAAAAAAtattaggcccgaaaaatgggcttaagaaaaaaattaaggccgtttaaaatatgggttgggttcgagcttgaacattcaaggctcgAGCCTAAcctgtttttaagtttataatactttatat
It includes:
- the LOC107954918 gene encoding disease resistance protein RUN1-like — translated: MGDIGKTTLARIVYTQMSPQFEGTSFLADIREVANKCGLVSLQKQLLSQIFPDECFKFFDVHEGNAIISHRLSSKKVLVVLDDVDNLQHLKCFVGRRDWFGLGSRIIVTTRDENLLRSYRIDDVYKPTTLDPNDALRLFKLKAFDSDTTPKYDFIELSKHVVHYADGLPLALEVLGSFLYGRDIIQWRSAIERLKQDSNKEILETLRISFNGLEEREKNIFLDIACFFNGEEKDMVMKVLDGCEFFPDIGIDVLIKKSLIKVSDDNKYLRMHALLQEMGRKIVEEKCVDEPGKRCRLWKERDVHHVLTKNTVTEMIKSMIIDNQRESGKILNLNVDAFLKIKKLRLFRVLCLSNCDDLKYLSNELRLLDWTGYPLRSLPSSFQPDNLVVLLLPYSRIEQLWKGDRPLYKLKIISLKQSRNLIKTPDFTTAPYLEVLIMEGCTRLVDVHPSLGLVKRLKLLDLRDCKSLRRLPIRIGAESLETLILSGCSNLARVPEIDEKMEHLKTLDLSGCYKVEYLPENLQQAESLE